The proteins below come from a single Ochotona princeps isolate mOchPri1 chromosome 13, mOchPri1.hap1, whole genome shotgun sequence genomic window:
- the LOC131481630 gene encoding transforming acidic coiled-coil-containing protein 2-like: MGNENSTADNQTSSTESPRSFQPPGNMQDTQRKQVDTAQNPGNRDAVSLGPGGLPCTAEDTASSDPCVTSPEAAEPRQRSQQAKEPEVSSLPQERKWPLVPMPFVECPPEDCSARPAVALEDGSLAQLPRRGPSPKAPTDAVTMLASEGDVPAQPHVAATVPEAEKKDPDLEAEGLKTSHCSHAEQLPGNPSVPPGELVEEQLGGESDQAGGLASPGQGDAEIRQGVAGKESSAGQEESPPLQTEAPVPQEAPSDLYNRQVQEMPPCSAESTELLGTYHPLQSNSRAVPQEGCQQQQLGEYLPCTELPWDVPSPSPAAGACGSGLETLDMGMAQGHWQTGMPRPEPEQVVPVASGSQPEGAVPGSTEGSPTEEACGASGLASQPAAQLSAATGGSGSHVGHGMMQLDRKFMLMDCSPL; encoded by the exons ACGTCATCTACAGAGAGTCCAAGATCCTTTCAACCTCCCGGGAACATGCAGGATACACAAAGAAAGCAGGTGGACACAGCCCAGAACCCCGGCAACAGGGACGCAGTCAG CCTTGGGCCTGGAGGCCTCCCCTGCACTGCTGAGGACACTGCCAGCTCGGATCCCTGCGTCACCTCCCCAGAGGCAGCTGAGCCAAGGCAGCGTTCACAGCAAGCGAAAGAACCAGAAGTTTCCTCACTGCCCCAAGAGCGGAAGTGGCCCTTGGTCCCcatgccctttgttgagtgcccCCCGGAAGACTGCTCAGCAAGGCCAGCAGTGGCACTTGAAGATGGGTCCCTCGCTCAGCTGCCCAGGAGGGGACCTTCTCCAAAAGCCCCAACGGATGCCGTGACAATGCTGGCCTCTGAGGGCGATGTCCCCGCCCAGCCCCATGTGGCTGCCACAGTCCCTGAGGCAGAGAAAAAAGATCCAGATTTGGAGGCAGAGGGACTCAAGACCTCTCACTGCAGCCATGCAGAGCAGTTACCTGGAAACCCATCAGTACCTCCCGGAGAGCTGGTTGAGGAACAGCTGGGTGGAGAGAGTGACCAGGCAGGAGGCTTAGCATCCCCAGGGCAAGGGGATGCAGAGATCAGGCAGGGCGTGGCAGGCAAAGAGAGCTCAGCTGGCCAGGAGGAATCTCCCCCACTCCAAACAGAGGCCCCAGTCCCACAAGAGGCCCCCTCAGATTTATACAATCGCCAGGTGCAGGAGATGCCTCCATGTTCAGCTGAGAGTACAGAGTTACTTGGAACTTACCATCCCTTACAGAGCAATTCAAGGGCTGTGCCCCAGGAAGGCTGCCAGCAGCAACAGCTCGGGGAATACCTGCCATGCACGGAACTGCCCTGGGATGTGCCAAGCCCTTCCCCAGCAGCAGGGGCCTGTGGCTCTGGTTTGGAGACTCTGGACATGGGTATGGCTCAAGGTCACTGGCAAACAGGGATGCCAAGACCTGAGCCGGAGCAAGTTGTCCCCGTGGCATCAGGCAGCCAACCCGAAGGAGCTGTGCCTGGGAGCACCGAGGGCTCCCCAACGGAGGAAGCATGTGGTGCCTCAGGccttgcttcccagccagctgctcagctctctgcggctACGGGAGGATCTGGCAG CCATGTGGGCCACGGCATGATGCAGCTGGACCGGAAGTTCATGCTGATGGACTGCAGCCCGCTGTAA